One genomic region from Leifsonia poae encodes:
- the greA gene encoding transcription elongation factor GreA, with the protein MSQDSSVSFLTQDAYDRLSAELEELKGNGRLEIAKRIEAAREEGDLKENGGYHAAKDEQGKIEARIVQLTLLLRSATVAEAPQSHGVVEPGTVITATIAGDESIFLIGNREMAAGTELQVYSEQSPLGAAIIGLKVGETTTYTAPNGKEITATVTNVETYTG; encoded by the coding sequence ATGTCTCAGGATTCTTCGGTCAGCTTTCTGACCCAGGATGCTTACGACCGGCTGTCGGCGGAACTCGAGGAGCTCAAGGGAAACGGTCGCCTCGAGATCGCGAAACGCATCGAAGCGGCGCGGGAAGAGGGCGACCTCAAGGAGAACGGCGGCTACCACGCCGCCAAAGACGAGCAGGGCAAGATCGAGGCCCGCATCGTCCAGCTCACCCTGCTGCTGCGCAGCGCCACGGTCGCCGAGGCGCCGCAGAGCCACGGTGTCGTCGAGCCGGGCACCGTCATCACGGCGACGATCGCGGGAGACGAGAGCATCTTCCTGATCGGCAACCGCGAAATGGCGGCCGGGACCGAACTGCAGGTCTACAGCGAGCAGAGCCCGCTCGGCGCGGCGATCATCGGCCTGAAGGTCGGCGAGACCACGACGTACACCGCCCCGAACGGCAAAGAGATCACCGCGACGGTGACGAACGTCGAGACCTACACCGGCTGA
- a CDS encoding DUF4307 domain-containing protein codes for MAVTETIDRRYGRSPNRKRRDRWWLIGAALAFVAVFTAWVFWAGWDNDQADLEATDTAYNIVDAHHVEITFTLNTSTARPVTCAVQALNEDFAIVGWRIVSFPATETRVTTHSEMIRTTEPSNTGLISSCWLS; via the coding sequence ATGGCAGTGACCGAAACCATCGATCGGCGTTACGGCCGAAGCCCGAACCGCAAGCGGCGCGACCGGTGGTGGCTGATCGGCGCCGCGCTGGCTTTCGTCGCCGTGTTCACCGCGTGGGTGTTCTGGGCCGGCTGGGACAATGACCAGGCCGATTTGGAGGCCACCGACACCGCGTACAACATCGTCGACGCCCACCACGTCGAGATCACCTTCACTCTGAACACGTCGACGGCCAGGCCCGTCACCTGCGCTGTGCAGGCGCTCAACGAAGACTTCGCGATCGTCGGCTGGCGGATCGTCAGCTTTCCGGCCACCGAAACCCGGGTGACCACGCACTCCGAGATGATCCGCACCACGGAGCCGAGCAACACAGGTTTGATTTCGAGCTGCTGGCTGTCCTAG